In one window of Nicotiana tabacum cultivar K326 chromosome 12, ASM71507v2, whole genome shotgun sequence DNA:
- the LOC142166865 gene encoding pathogen-related protein-like: protein MASIVGGGNKYRDYLSEEEVKNTKWRNGPPTYDVVDKLFEEERTHVWSEGSLEEKVQRLLKTWEMEMVHKENPNDFKTVDPKKFTKSVNGRKGLTAEENAKLGGGYNTFLQTSLPENLRIYNPDEETFESSQKVFRTIFVRGFAIEILHVYSGTPEIVYKFRHWGHMEGPFKGHAATGELVELFGIGIFELDKESNKIVKAEFFFDRGELLGPLVKGEKNGEFTSGMELASSKCPFMK, encoded by the exons ATGGCAAGTATAGTAGGAGGAGGAAACAAATACAGAGACTACTTGAGTGAAGAAGAGGTGAAAAACACAAAATGGAGAAATGGTCCTCCTACCTATGATGTTGTTGATAAGctctttgaagaagaaagaactcAT GTATGGTCTGAAGGATCACTTGAAGAGAAAGTGCAGAGGCTATTGAAGACTTGGGAAATGGAAATGGTTCACAAGGAAAATCCTAATGACTTCAAAACTGTTGATCCAAAAAAATTCACAAAGAGTGTTAATG GCAGGAAAGGGTTGACAGCAGAAGAAAATGCAAAACTTGGTGGTGGCTATAATACATTCCTACAAACATCATTGCCAGAGAATCTTCGAATCTACAACCCTGACGAGGAAACATTTGAATCATCACAGAAAGTTTTCAGAACCATTTTTGTACGTGGATTTGCGATTGAAATCCTCCATGTTTATTCAGGAACACCAGAAATAGTGTACAAGTTTAGGCATTGGGGTCACATGGAAGGTCCATTTAAAGGACATGCCGCAACTGGTGAACTTGTTGAGCTCTTTGGAATTGGCATTTTTGAA TTGGACAAAGAGAGTAACAAGATTGTTAAGGCAGAGTTCTTCTTTGATAGAGGAGAATTGCTTGGACCTCTCGTGAAAGGAGAAAAGAATGGTGAATTCACAAGTGGGATGGAATTGGCTTCTTCAAAATGCCCTTTCATGAAATAA